The genomic interval TGGCAACGAATACCACTGGGTGGACAGCAAGGGCCGGGTCGTGCGCGACGCCATCGCTTCAGACGAATCGTGGCAGTGGACCTGGGGCGGGTCTTCAGGCGACCGCACGCGCATTGAGGCCGGCCGCACGGAGAACTTCACCCTGGTCGTAAATCCCGAGAACGGTCTCGCGGCGAGCGAGTGGGTAGCACGCCTTCGCCGCACCCCGCCCTGGCTCACCTACGTCATCGACTGCGAGATCCCCACGGTCGATCCGCAGACGGGCCAACCGGAGAACATCCGCACCACAGCCACCGGCGAAACCACCTACCTGCCCCGGCCGTAGCGGGCCGGCGAGGCGGTGATGCGTTGCAACCCCGCGGGCGATTGAGTCGAATACGCTGTCGGGCTCGCGACGGCATACTTCGACACGTCGCTGGCGACGGGAGGCTTGCATGCGAACACGGGCGCGACACTGGCTGGCGGTGCTGGTTGCGGCGGCGGCGGCGTGGGCGGCGTCGCCGGCGATGGGCGATGGCAAGTACTTCCGCACGCAGGTCGTGGCGCGCGACCCTTCGATCCCCCACCAGGCGGCGCTGATCTCGTACCGGGACGGCATTGAGACGCTCGTCGTGCAGTCCGCCGTGCAGGCCGAGGGCGAGCATGTCGCGTGGGTGCTGCCGCTGCCGGCGCAGCCGACGGCCATCGAAGCGGCAAGCCCGGGCACGATTGCGACGCTTCAACAACTCGTCCAGCCGCGGCTCGTGCTCGAGCGCAACGTGACGCCGTGGATATTTGTGGCGCTGGCGGCGCTGGCCTGCTGCGGCATGATGCTGGTGGTGTCGCGGGCGCTGAGCAAGCACTCGGCTTGGGCACGCATTCTCATCTACGTGATTGCGTTCCCTTGCGTGCTGCTGGCCACTTCAGTGGGCGTACTTTTTCCGACCCTCGTGGCGAAGCCGCGCAGCATGGCGGCGGCCAATGCACAGCCGCAGCGCGGCGTTTCGATTCTCACGGATGAAACCGTCGGCTCGTACACCGTGACCGTGATCGCCGCCGAGGCGGGCTCTGAAGTGCGCGACTGGCTCAGTGAGAACGGGTTTGCATGCGATGATGCTGCCGGCGTGGTCATCGATCGGTACGTCGCCGAGGGCTGGTGCTTTGCGACGGCGAAGATCCGCTGGTCGCCGGGGCAGACGCTCTCGCCGCACCCGCTCAAAGTCGTGTTTCCCGTCGACGAGGCCGTGTACCCGATGCGGCTGACGGGGGCAGGCGCCACGCAGCCGCTGGCGCTGGACCTGTTCATCATCGGCAGCGAGATGGCGGCAGCCCGCGATCTGAAGCAGTGGCGCTGCGAACGGCTCGTGCGCGATGCGGCTGCGAAGAACTGGTTTGACGAGGACGCGATCGTGTACGAAGGCGACCTAACGCAACTGCGCATCGGGCATCCGGTCATCGCGGCCTCGCTATGGGATGGCGCGACACTGACGCACTTGAGCGGGATGCTCTCACCGGCGCAGATGGCTCGCGATGATGTGCAACTTCGATGGGAGCCGGCTCGGCCCTACCACCGCACTTTCTTCATCGGCCAAGCTGCGACCCTGCTCGGGGGCGTGGTGGGGATCGGCTTGGCGGCGCTGGCGTTTCTCGCCGCATCGCTGGCGGCGCTGCGCACGTCCTGGCGATTTGGAGGCGTCTGCAGATGGACGCTCGCACCTGGCTTAGCCGTGGCGGCGTTTTGCGCCCCGGCGTTCGCGTTACTCGCGCCGTCGGTTGAGACGGCGACGGAGCCGCACCATCCCATCGATCGGAAGATGGCGCAAAATCACGTGATGTATGAGTGGGACGATCTGCGCGAGCGCGGGGCTCTTGAGCGCGAGCAGTTCATTGCCCGGCTCCGAACAGAGTGGCCCGAGCACCTCCCGCGTGGCGATGTGCCCATGGGCCTGGACATCCGCGAGGACGATTCAGGTTGGGACCTCATCTTCCACGACCGCGATGCAACGCCGACGGTGATGCGTCTCGACAGAGAACCGCCCGGCTGAACCGAACGGTTCGTGGTGCGCCCGGCACATCTTGGCGCAGAACGACTCGATGCACATCAAGCACCCGGGGCGGAGCAACGGGCTCATGCACCCCTTACGCTTTGGCCGACAATGCACGGGCGCGCGTATCATCGACTGGCGCGGCACCATGAACTATCGGACCGCCAGACACTGACAACAGTCCCACCTCGGGGAGGATGGCTCGAGATGACCTTCAATCCGTTCCGCAGTGCCTTCAATCCTGATCAGTTCGACCCGGCTCATCCGGCGTCGAGCGATCCGCAGATCGCCGCAGCGGCCGTGCAGGCCCTGCCGCACCTGACCAACTCCGTGCACTACCAGCGCACGCGCGAGATGACGATCGATGAACTGCTGCTCGAAAACCGCGTGGTCTTTCTCATCGGCGAGATCAACTACAGCAGCGCGGCCCGCGTCATGATGCAGATGCTCTATCTGGACAACCAGAAAAAGGGCCAGGACATCAACCTCTACGTCAACAGCCACGGCGGAACCGTGGATGACACCCTGGCGATCTACGACACCATGCAGTTCCTCTCGGCTGACGTGGCGACCTACTGCATCGGCCGGGCCTACTCGGGCGGGTCGATCATCCTCGCAGCCGGCACCAAGGACAAGCGCTACATCCTCCCCCACGCCAAGGTGATGATCCATCAGCCGCTGGGCGGCGTGGGCGGCCAGGCCGAGGATATCAAGATCCAGGCGGAGCAGATCATCAAGAGCAAGCGCATGCTCGCCGAAGTGCTCGCGAGCCACACCGGCCAGAGCGTCGAGCAGGTGCTCGCCGACTCGGAGCGCGACAAGTACTTCAGCGCCGAAGAGGCGAAGAACTACGGCCTCGTCGATGAAGTGCTCGCATTCGAACTCGACAAGGGCAAGAAGAAGGCGGCGTCGAGCTGACCGTCGCCGCGCGATCTCTCCCGCTTCACTGACCCACCCGCGGCAGCGCCCGCCGCGCCGCGATCACGCAAGGACCTGAACATGCCCAATCTCATTCCGATCGTCGTCGAACAGACCGGCCGCGGCGAACGCGCCTACGACATCTACTCGCGACTGCTCAAGGACCGCATCATCTTCCTCGGCGGAGGCGTCGATGACGAGGAAGCGAACGTGATCGTCGCGCAACTGCTCTTTCTCGCCAACGAAGACGCCAAGGCCGACATCCAGTTCTACATCAACTCGCCGGGCGGCAGCGTGACGGCGGGCCTGGGCATCCTCGACACGATGAACTACATCCCCTGCGACGTAGCGACGTACTGCGTCGGCCAGGCGGCGTCGATGGGCGCCGTGCTGCTCGCGGGCGGCACGCCGGGCAAGCGCTACTGCCTGCCCTCCAGCCGCGTGCTGCTCCACCAGCCGCTCATCGGCGGCGTCATGGAGGGCCAGGCAACGGACCTCGAGATCGAAGCTCGCGAGATGCTCCGGCTGCGCGAGATGCTCTACAAGGGACTGGCCAGAGCTACGGGTAAGAGTTTCGAGCAGATCGAAGCAGACTGCGACCGCAACAAGTGGCTCAGCGCCGACGAAGCAAAGCAGTACGGCCTGATCGACTCCGTGCTCACGCACACCGACATGGTGGGGACGAAGAAGGGCGAATGACTCGAGTCGGCGCCGCGCCTGATCGCACGGCGCACCTTCCGGCTCCGCGTGAGATGGTTTTCCTGCCGCACGATCGGCTCTGGCGGCCGAGGTGATCCACGATATACTTGCCGCATGGCGTGGACGGCTGGCAGGAATCGGGTGGCGTTCGGTGTGCGGCGCGCGGCGGCGCTGGCGGCAGCGGTGAGCGCGTGCGTCGCGATAACTTCGCTCACCACCGGCTGCACCAAGCCTCTGTTCCCCGATAATTACTCCCGGACCCAGTTCGACCAGTACGACCGCCTGCGCGGCGACTACGTCGAAGCGCGTCAGACGGACATGTACGGCAAGCCCGTGCCGGCGCTGAGGCAGCGGCTGCGACCGTAATCGCACCGGCGGCGGGAGCGAAGGTCCGATGAAACGGCGGGTTTGCCCGTGCGGCGCAAAATGGCCGGACCTTTCGCATTTTCGGAAAATCACAAAGTTTTTTCGTCGGCGGCGACGATAGTTCCTTGGCGACCTGCACTGGTGGGGTACACTGAACGTGTCCATGATTCCGACGAGCCGTTTCGACTTCGCATCCCGGCCGCACCGCCGCGCGCTGACGGTGTGGGCATCGTTCGTCGCGACCATGACGGTGCTCGGCGGCGTGCTGCTGCTCACCGATCAGGGCCCCCTGCCGCGCCTGGGTTCGAGCCAGCCGGCCTTGGGCGTCAACCTCGGCGCCCGCGCCATCGGCAGCGTGCTCGACACCGCGGCCCCGCTCAAGCAGGATCAGTGGCTCGAAATCGTGATCCACGATTCAGGCAGCCAGCACGGCTCGGTCGAGAGCCTCGCCCGCCAGGCCCGATCGCTCGGACTCAAGGGCCTGGGCTACCACTTCGTCATCGGCAACGGCAACGGCATGGGCGACGGCGAGCTGCACGTCGGCTACCGCTGGAACGAGCAGTTGGCTGGGGCTCACGTCGCCGGCCCCGATGCGGCGTGGCACAACGTGCACAGCGTGGCCATCTGCCTCGTGGGCAACGGGGAAGCCTCTCAATTCACCGACCGGCAGATGGCGCGTCTGGTCGATCTGGTGCGCGGTCTGCAGGAGCGGCTGAACATCGATCTCGACCATGTCCTGCTCAACTCGGCGATCACGGGCCAGTCCAGCCCCGGCCGACATTTCCCCGAGCAGCGATTTCGCGACCAACTTCGCTTGAACGGCTGAGAATCGTCGCCTCGATCACCGTATAATCGGCTGCGTGGTGAGAGAAAGGCGATCCCCCGGCACAGGGTCTACGCCCCGTAGAGGTTTGGCATCAAGTCGTACCCGGATGGGACCGATCCCAAGGGATGGGCGTGGAAGTATCAGTGTCGGCAGGCTTGACCGGGAAAGCAGTGCGGCGTTAATGCCCCAAGCAGGACTGAGACGTGAGTCAATCAGCGGTACAGCGAGAGTACACTGTGGCGCCCGGTACTGAGATTGCAGGCTTTCGCGTCCTCAAGGAACTCGGCACCGGCGCCGCCTCGTTCCTGTACCTCGTCCAGGACCCTCGCTCCAAGCAGATCTGGGCCCTCAAGCACGTCCGCAAAGAGACAGAGAAAGACCAGCGCTTCCTCGATCAAACCGAGATCGAGTACTCGGTCGGCACGCAGCTGCGCCACCCGCACATCCGCCGGATCGAGCGCCTCATCAAGAACCGCCGCGTCCTTCGCGTCAGCGAGATGTTCCTGCTTCTCGAACTCGTCGATGGCATCGCGCTCGACAAACAGCCGCCGACGACCTTCATCGAGGCCGCCGACATCTTCACGCAGGTGGCCGACGGCCTGCTCTACATGCACAGCCGCGGCTTCGTGCACGCGGACATGAAGCCCAACAACGTCATCGTCACCGACGCCGGGCAGGCGAAGATCATCGACTTGGGCCAGTCGTGCGCCGTGGGCACGATCAAAGATCGCATCCAGGGCACCATGGACTACATCGCGCCCGAGCAGGTCCACCGCCGCGCCATCACGCCCGCCACCGACGTGTACAACCTCGGCGCCACGATGTACTGGTGCGTGTGCGGCCGACACATCCCCACCGCCATGACCGATCGCACCGGTCTGGGCGTGGCCAAGGACGATCACCAGATCGACCGGCCGATTCCGCCCATCGAGATCAAGCCGAACATCAGCCAGGAGTTCAGCGATCTCATTCTCGACTGCGTCGATCCCGATCCGGATCGCCGTCCGACGATGGAAGCCGTGCGCAACCGGCTGCAGGTGATTCACCTCCGCCTCGAGACGGCCGAACGCCGGGCCAACGGGCTCATGCCGCCGACCGCAGACTGATCCGAAGCACCGTTCGATTGAAGTGATGTCGAAAGCCGATGGTCTCCCACCCTCTGCACACGACTCGCGGTCAATGCGCGTTCGGATGTCGGAATCCACGCAGGGCGGTCAGCCAGAGTATGCGCAGGTCGAACAGGACGGACCAGTTGCGGATGTAGTACAGGTCGTACTGGAGCCGCTTGCGGAGGCTCGTGTTGCCGCGCAGCCCGTTGACCTGGGCCCAGCCGGTCATGCCGGCCTTCACGTTCTGGCGGAGCATGTAGCCGCGCCAGTCTTCGCGGAAGTGTTCGAGCAGATCGAGCCGCTCGGGCCGGGGTCCGACGAGCGACATGTCGCTGCGAATGACGTTGAAGAGTTGTGGCAGCTCGTCGAGACTGGTATGGCGGAGCCAGGCGCCGATGCGCGTGATGCGCGCGTCGTCGCGCCGGGTCCACTCCTGCGTGCCGCGGCCGTTGACCGGCTCGACCGCGCCTGGCTGCATGGTCCGGAACTTGTAGATGCCAAAGGGACGCCCGCCCATGCTCGCGCGGTCCTGGCGGAAGAGCACCGGCCCGCCGTCTTCGAGCTTGACCAGCGCCGCGATGAGCAGCATGAGCGGCGCGAAGATGATCAGGGCCGCGAAGCCGATTCCCAGATCGACCAGCCGCTTGGCGACCGCCCCGTAGCCGCTCAGCGGGCTCTGGCGCACGCTGAGCACCGGCATGCCTTCGAGTTCTGAAATGGCCAGATTGATGGGCATGTAGCGCGGGCTGACGTCGGGGATGATCCTCACCTCGACCGGAAAGCGCGACAGTTTCATCAGCACGCTGGGCAGCAGGTGCGAGCGGCTCTGGGGCAGGGCGATGATCACACCGTCCACCGGCCGCTGCTCGAGTATCGATTCAAGCGCATCGAGCCCGCCGCGCACCGGCCGCTCGAGGCACTTCTCGCGTCGGGTGGTGTCGTGATGGCTGATGAAGTAGGCGCAACTGATGCCGGTCCAACTGTTGCGCAGGAACGTGTGGCAGGCGATCTGGCCAAGCCGGCCGGTGCCGATGATGGCCATGTGCCGCCGGTTCCAGCCGTGTTCGCGAAACGTCCGCAGCACGAGCCGGAACGAATAGCGGTGCACGGTCAGGCACGCCATGAGACACAGCGGCAGGGCGATGATCTCCAGCGTCGCCGTGTCGGCCTTGGCGTACGCGGGCAGGACGAGATTCCAGGCAAGAATGGTCAGCCCCCAGCCGACGAGCACGGCCTTGCCGATGTCAAGCAGTTCGCTGTCGAAACTGCGATCCCGACGCGGACGGTAAAGCCCGAACGCGGCCATGCACGCGAGCAGGATCGGCACGCCCGCCGTCAGCGCCAAGATCGACTGGCGGGAGAAGACGAGCACATGATCGCCCGACACCATCTTCCGGGCCAGCACGTGCGCGAGCGTGAAGCCGGCCACGAGGACGATAGTGTCAATCGCGCTGAGCAGTGAGACGAAGACGCGATGGCGTTCTTTGAGCATGTCTCTCCAACCCTGTCATCGGCGCGAGCGGCGCTCGGCGGCCAATGTTCGCCCTGCTGGGCTTGCGCGGATGCGCTCCGACGGCCCGGCTCGGATTGCACCTGGTTCTGCGGCCGAACGTGGCGCTCCGCAGGCGGCAAGCGTGCGGAGGTGCGGCCGGGGCGGGAAGGGGCGGCTGCCCACTCTCCCGTCTCAACAGCGCCGACTCGGTCGGCACTGCCGTGGCGAGGATAGCCCGCGGCGCCGCATCACTCCACCGACCGGTGATCAGGGAAAGCAACCTGAAGAAACGTTAATCTCCTCCTCCGGCAAGACATCGCGTCTAGACTGCATCGAACCGCGGCCGCCGCGAGCCTTCCAGCAAGACTGCGGCGGACTGCAAGTGAAAGAGATACGGGGAGAATGACATGGCGGCAATCCAAATCTGCTCGCGCGCGGCGCGAGCCATCGGGACACTTCTGCGCGACCGTCTCACGCCCGCTACCGCATGCGCGGCCCTGCTGGCGGCGACGGGTTCGGCGGCGGGGCAACTCTTTGTCGGCCTGGAGGGCTCCGCGCCGCCGACCCGCTCGACCGATCTCTCCGGCTTTCCAAATGTGGTGTGGGACGACCACTTCGCCTTTGACGTGAGCGGCGCCGCCGCGTCGCCCGATGGCACGCTCTACCTGTGCAACGGCGCCTTCACGACGAAGTTGTACACCTCGACCCTGAACGGGCCGCCGGTGCTCCGCGCCACGCTCGATACCGACATGCACGCCCTGGCCTTCGGCCGCGGCCGGCTTTATGGCTACTCCAACTTCGCCGCGATCAAGGGCATCTACGAAATCGACATCAACACGGGTGTCTGCACGCTGGTGCTCGACGTCTACACGAACACCGGCTTCCGGTACTTCGGCCTCGACTACAACCCCGCTGATGATCTTTTCTACGGCTACACCGAGTACGGCGACAGCGGGTTGTATTCGATCAACATCGACACGGGCGCACAGACGAAAGTCGTCGGACCGATCCCGGCGTCCAACTCGCAGGGCCGCGGCCTCGCCGTGGGCCGCAACACCGTTTACATCACCGCCACGCGCGGCGACGACGGCATCCCGCAATACGCCTACGACCTTTCGCAAGGGCCCAACGGCACCTGGGTCGCATTCACACAGCCGTACCCGAACGACCACGCCACAGGCGGCGCGGCGTATATCCCGCGAGCCGGGTACGACATCGCGCTGCATCTGACGGGCGAGTGCCCCGGCCAGTTGCGCGCCGCCGTCACCGGCGCCACGCCCGGCGGGCGCGTCGCGTTCATCTACGCGCGCGGAGCGGGCTCAGTGCGCATTCCGAACGGGCCCTGCACCGGCACGCAGCTGGGTCTCGATGCCAGCGCGACACTCGCGGCGCTGCTGACGGCCGATGGTGGCGGAAACGCGGCGCTGATGCGCAGCGTGGGGGCAAATCTCTGCGGCGGGGCCGTGCTGCTTCAGACGTTGGATGCCACTACCTGCACACCGTCGAACGTGGCGGCCACGCCGTAGCGCCTCGCGCGGCTACTGAGTGACTTCGATGGTGTGAGTGAGATCGACGGGGATGACGCGGATTTCATCGCCGGGCAGCACCGGCGTGTCATCGGCCTTCCAGTCCAGCGTGTATCCGAAACCGCTGGCGCTGGGCCGGATGACGATGAACGCCGTGAAGTGAATCGTGTGCCGGCCGGGCTTGTCCCACTTGAGAATCGCAACCGGCGGCACGCGGTCGTTCTGCGGGATGCCGACCAGACGGTCGCGCACCAGATAGCCGCGTATCCGCGTATCAAACTCGGTGTCCATCCTCCACTTGCCTTCCATTCCGTGGAAGGTCTCATGATCATCGGTGCGAAAGCCTGCGACGGCCACTTCGGCGCGCCACGACGACTTGCCGCTCAACCGGCGTGCGCCCTCGACGGCCACCGTGCACTCCTCGCCGACTCTTGCGCTTTCTGGCCCGTCGAGTCGAAGGGCCAGCGCTTCTCTGAAGAAGCGCTCCGTAAGTTCAGCCGGTAGGGTTCCGGCGCTGATCTGGCTTTCGATCCACGCCGCGCCGTCAGTGGCGGAGAAATACGACACTTCGAGCCGTTGATCGAGAAGCAACTCGGCCAGGCGGTCGCGCTGCTCGGGCGCCAGCGTGCGGTTGCCGAGTTCGACCCAGTCAGCGGCGCCGCCTGCGGTTGATGAGCCGAGGGTGGCAATCAGCGCTGAGGTTGGGGTCGCGCTCGCGAACCACGCGGATATCGGTCCGGTCTGCGAGGCCTGGAATCCGGACATTCCCAGCACGAGCAGGATGGCGCCGGCGACGAGCAGCGGCGGCTTGGAGGAGATCGTGCCGCGCACGGTTCCACCCGGGGCATTCCACGCAGCACCGCATTCAGGGCACAAGGATGTCGCGCTTTCCTGCGACACCGCCCGTTCGTACTCGCACCGGGCGCAGTGAGGCTCGCTTCCGCGGCGTTGCTTGCCGCCCAGCGCGAGGCAGATCGCGCCAGTGGCGACTATCCACATGAACGGCGCAAAGCGCAGCGCTTCCAGTCGATAAGAAGGGATCACCAGCGCCAGCACGCCGCAATACACCAGGGTCATCAGCAACGGCACAGTGGTAAAGGCAAGTACAGGATGGCGCTGGATCCACTCACGGTGCCGTCCCATGACGTCCCAACGCCGGCGCTCATGTCGTCGCCGTTGCTCGGCCAGCGTTCGCCACGAGGCCATGCGCGCGAGGCCGAATTGCTCCCAGAACTGCCGAAGTTCAGTGCGGGGCCAGACGGCGTGTCCCTTCGGGCATTGCACGTTGTCACCGCCTGCGTGCTCCATCGTGCTCAGGCACTTCGGGCACACCATGGCGTCGAACTCGGGCACGCGATGGAGAATCCGCCACTCGCGAAGCGCCTGTCGAATTGAAAAGATCGCGATTGCTCCGTTGAGCGCCACCGGGACGATCACCGACCATCGGATGGCTGAGAACATCCTGGATACGTCGCGCGGCTGCCCAGAGACGCCTGGCAACGAGTCCATCATGCGCGACGTCATGATGATCAGGAAGGCGACGAACAGGACGAGTGCGACGGTCAGCGCCGCCATGATCCAGGCGAGGCGCTTCTGCTTCTTGACCCACAAATTGTCCGTCCGGTCCCAGGCCATCGACCAACTGTAGAACGCCACTCCCGCCCGGCGTGGCTCGACGGCACCTAACATGGGACACATGGCCGATCGCCCTGCGCTGCAATCCTCTTCGCCGAACCTGCGCCAGCCGTGCCCGCATTGTGGCTACGACATTCCGCCGGGCGCGATGTTCTGCCCGCACTGCACGCGGCGGGTGCTGGCCTACGAGTATTGCTCGGAGTGCCGAGAGCCGGTGTCGATCGACGCGAAGTACTGCCCCTACTGCAGCCAGCGCATTCGCCACGCCCGACCCGATTCCGCCGCGCCGACCATCGATGCGAACATCGAAATCCGCGCTTCGCGCCTCGGGTGCTTTCTCACGACGGGGAGTCTGACGGCCCTGTTTCATCCGCCGGTCATTCACGCGGCCGGCGATCGCGTGCGGATGACGAGTTGGTCGATGCTCGGCCTGCGCATCCACGACCAGGAAATCCGCATCGAGCGCATCGCCTCGGTGCGCACGACCAAGGGCATCTTCTGGGATGCGCTGATCATCGAAACCTTCGGCGGCACGCTGGATGAGATCGGCCAGCGCGGCCTGCGCAAGAGCGACGCGAGGCGCTTGGCCTCCATCATCAAGGCCGCACTTACTGACGGAAGCAAGTAGTCATGCGAAACGAACACGTGTGTAATGCGACTCCTCGTGCCTCGGTGATCGCCATGGCGCTGAGCGCATCGACCATCGCAGCGCCCCCGCAGCGCGCGGAGACCACGCGCGGGCCGGTCGTATTGGCCGCCACGGAACTCTCGTCCCCGGCAGGTCCCGGCGCCATGGCCCCGCACGTCGCGGAAGATCCCGCCGGGGGAATCTGGCTCACCTGGCTCGAACCCATCGCCGCGCCGCCACCCGGGGAACCCGGCAGCGCCAAGCCTGAAGCAGCACCGGAACCTCAGCGGCTGTGGTCCCTGCGGACCGCCCACCTCGATGCGCACTCGAACTGGTCGCCGGCGTCAACCATCGCCGCGGGCAGCGAGTTTTTCGCCAACTGGGCCGACACGCCCGGCGTCACGCCCGCCCCCGGCGGCGCGCTCTACGCCCACTTCCTCGAACGCATCGACAGCAGTTCGCCCTACGCCTATGGCGTCGTCCTGATTCGCAGCGACGATCGCGGCGGCTCGTGGCTTCGCCTCGGAACGGCTCACACCGATCACCGCCCCGTCGAGCACGGTTTTGTCTCGACTCTCTCCGGCCCGGATCGGCTTTCCATGGTGTGGCTCGACGGCCGCGCCATGACGGGAGATGGACACGGCGAGGAGGCGGCCGGCGACATGGCGCTCATGGCGCGCACCATTGTGCCGGGGCAGGAACACCTCGTGGATGAAGTCCCCCTCGATCCGCGCACCTGCGAATGCTGCAACACCGGCATGGCGATGACCTCGCGCGGCCCCATCGTCGTCTACCGCGATCGCGGCGATGACGAGCGGCGCGACATCTCCTGCGTGCGCCTGGTTGACGGCAAGTGGACCGAACCGCGCGATGTCGCGCGCGATGGGTGGATTCTGCCAGGCTGCCCGGTCAACGGCCCGGCCGTCGCCGCCTCAGGCGGAACGGTCCTCGTGGCCTGGTACACGGCGGCCGACGGGGGAGCTCTCATCAAGGCGGCCCTCTCGACCGACTGCGGCGAGACGTTCCGCGAGCCGATCGTGATAGCGGATGAACTCGGAGCCGAGCGCCGTACGCCGCACGGCCGCGTCGCCGCGGTCATCGATCCCGATCGCCGCGCGGCGTATGTCCTGTGGCTCGGCGATGCGGGTCCTGACGAGGCGGCGGATCTGCCTCTGGCTGCGACACGCGATGCCGCGGAGCCGGGTTACGCGAAGACGCCAGCCGGGGCGCTGCGACTGACCGGCATCGACCTCGATACGCAGGCCGTCGGATCGTCGCGGACGATCGCGCTGGCCGACGCCTCGCGCAGCGGCGGCTTCCCGCGCATCGCCCGACTTGACTGGGACCGTTTGTTCACCGCGTGGACGGACACCACCTCGGGGCGCCAGGTGCGCACCGCCATAGTTTCTCTGGACGACTGATTCAGCACGATCGCCTTCGACTACGATTTACCGCATGAAACTCTACACCCGCACCGGCGACGATGGATCGACAGGGCTGCACGGCGGCGCCCGCGTGCCCAAGACCGACTCCCGCGTCGAGGCGTACGGGCAATGCGATGAACTCAATGCAGCGCTTGGCCTGGCGCGAAGCGCCGCTGATGCGATGCATTTCGGGTTGATCGTCGAGTGTCTCGAGGAGTTGCAGCGGCTGCTCTTTGAGATCGGCGCTGATCTCGCTACGCCCTGCGATTCATCAGCGCGGCGAAAGGTGAGCCCGGTCACCGATGCGGACATCACAAAGCTCGAGCGGTGGATCGATGCGGCCAGCGAGCAGTGCGAGCCGCAGAAGACGTTCGTCCTGCCCGGCGGAACCGAACTGGCGGCCCGGCTGCACCTCGCACGAACGATCTGCAGGCGCGTCGAGCGGCGCGTCATCGCGCTCGATGAAGCTCGCGGGGATCGGCCGGCGCCGGATCAGAACGTGATCTACCTCAACCGCGCGGGCGATCTCCTGTTCGCGCTGGCGCGGCTGGCGAACCACCTTGCGGGCGTTTCGGATGTGCCGTGGCATCCTCGCGGGAAGTAGCGGGTGTGACGGAACGCACCGCTCCGGGCGCGGTGTCTCCACTCGCACGCCGTGTCAGACACCGCCGAGTTCGGCAAGGCGATTGATGCGATCGGGCTCACTCTCGGCGAGCCAGGGTTCTTTCGAGAGTTCTGTGTGGGCTCTGGCGAACCACGGCTTGGCCTCTTCGGCGCGGCCGAGTTCGAGCAGACACTCGCCGAGTTCTTCGAAGACGTAGCCGCTGGTCGTGCCGCGCTGTTCCTGCTCGCGAAGCAGTTCGCGCTGGATGTTGAGCGCCTCATCGAGACGGCGCATGGAGCGCAGACAGCGCGCGACGCACCATCGGGCGATGCCGATCTGCTCCTCGTCCCGCTGTTCGATCCGAGCCGCCAAGGCTGCTTCAAAGTGAGCCAGAGCCTCGTCGTAACGACCCATGGGGTGGAGCGTCCAGCCGAGGTTGTTGTGCAGCGACCCGGCCCAGCGGCGAGCCCGGGAACAGGACGACGCCTCGGCCATGGCCAGAGCCTTGAGGTTCCACTGCATCGCCTCGTCGCCGTCGCAGGTGATCGCCACCATGT from Phycisphaerales bacterium carries:
- a CDS encoding cob(I)yrinic acid a,c-diamide adenosyltransferase; this translates as MKLYTRTGDDGSTGLHGGARVPKTDSRVEAYGQCDELNAALGLARSAADAMHFGLIVECLEELQRLLFEIGADLATPCDSSARRKVSPVTDADITKLERWIDAASEQCEPQKTFVLPGGTELAARLHLARTICRRVERRVIALDEARGDRPAPDQNVIYLNRAGDLLFALARLANHLAGVSDVPWHPRGK
- a CDS encoding tetratricopeptide repeat protein, with the translated sequence MTDQHHAPFSRDWRPMWNFGDPAASEQRFVEELTRLTSPHARAELLTQIARARGLQRRFDDANATLDEVEAMGDLPAFVRVRLLLERGRVLNSSGKREGARPLFEQACELAARHDEDDLAVDAAHMVAITCDGDEAMQWNLKALAMAEASSCSRARRWAGSLHNNLGWTLHPMGRYDEALAHFEAALAARIEQRDEEQIGIARWCVARCLRSMRRLDEALNIQRELLREQEQRGTTSGYVFEELGECLLELGRAEEAKPWFARAHTELSKEPWLAESEPDRINRLAELGGV
- a CDS encoding zinc ribbon domain-containing protein; this translates as MADRPALQSSSPNLRQPCPHCGYDIPPGAMFCPHCTRRVLAYEYCSECREPVSIDAKYCPYCSQRIRHARPDSAAPTIDANIEIRASRLGCFLTTGSLTALFHPPVIHAAGDRVRMTSWSMLGLRIHDQEIRIERIASVRTTKGIFWDALIIETFGGTLDEIGQRGLRKSDARRLASIIKAALTDGSK